The DNA region AAGATGACCAGCCCGGAGACGACCAGCAGGGACTCGACGGTGAAGCGGTCGGCGAGCGGGCCGAAGATCAGCATGCCGATCGGCATCGCGACGGCCATGACGATGCCGACGAAGCCGAAGACCCGGCCCTGCAGCTCGGGCTCGACCGTCTCCTGGAGCACCGTCATCGAGGTCGTCGAGAAGAACGGGACGGCCAGGCCGACGAGGAGCATGAACCCGAAGAACACCCAGAGGTTCGTCGACAGGCCGAGGGCGACCGACAGCCCGCCGAACACGGCCGTCGAACCGACCATCATCGCGACCCGGTTCCTCAGGCCACCCCAGACGGCGAGCAGCGCACCGCCGAGGATCATCCCGGCGCTGAACGCGATCTCGTTGGCCGTGAGCTTCCACACCTCCGCACCGAACGTGCGCACGACCATCAACGGTGTGAGGTACGACGGCGCGACGATGAGCACGAAGACCACGGCGTAGAGCCCGAGCACCCACCGCACGAAGGGGTGCGACGCCGCGTAGCGGACTCCCCCGGCCAGGTCCTCGAGGTAGCCGGGCGACTGGTCGCCGGTCCCGACGCTCCGGACCAGACGCGGGACGGCGAGCAGGCTCAGCAGCCCGATGCCGATCACCGCCGTCACGACGTCGACGAAGAACACGGCGATGATCGACGAGCCCGCGTAGACCGCCGCGGCGGCCGCCGGCGCGACGAGCATCATCGCGGACTGGATCGTGCCGTTGATCCCGTTGACCCGCATGAGCTTGTCGACCGGCACGATCTGCGGCAGCAAGGCGCCCACGGCCGGCATCTGGAAGCCCGCGCCGACCGACCGGATCGCCAGCGCGAGGTAGATCAGCCACAGGTCGTCCG from Cellulomonas sp. KRMCY2 includes:
- a CDS encoding MFS transporter; this translates as MTSQPGDRAPAGSPRTDGELVVVPVEPEELTTLAGTDRPGWRRDATIFLASQTTTLFGSMLVQYAIMWHLTLETKSGSVMALASVFGFLPQAVVSVFGGVLADRVDRKKLIITADATIAAVTLVLAVLMIGGADDLWLIYLALAIRSVGAGFQMPAVGALLPQIVPVDKLMRVNGINGTIQSAMMLVAPAAAAAVYAGSSIIAVFFVDVVTAVIGIGLLSLLAVPRLVRSVGTGDQSPGYLEDLAGGVRYAASHPFVRWVLGLYAVVFVLIVAPSYLTPLMVVRTFGAEVWKLTANEIAFSAGMILGGALLAVWGGLRNRVAMMVGSTAVFGGLSVALGLSTNLWVFFGFMLLVGLAVPFFSTTSMTVLQETVEPELQGRVFGFVGIVMAVAMPIGMLIFGPLADRFTVESLLVVSGLVIFVVVGIAVALPSGRRAMAAAHEHAQDGHPPGERTRG